In Deinococcus maricopensis DSM 21211, one genomic interval encodes:
- a CDS encoding peptidoglycan DD-metalloendopeptidase family protein, producing MPKPFRRLFALFTLSLIAHAPAVPLLSPPDLGQAALPLTMQRLQTTPTSGYVYAISERGDRPRDIAEEYGVDPASLGVNPDAPLTAGTVVKFKVSVDADTRLPPGVVTYTVRAGDTLARVARRFDLTTTDLVSANLDTQSLDDLVVGDTLLIPTRETGLLVRVKPGQTALELIRAYRADPVAVARANSIVAPQELRTGDHLLLPGVRADSLMDELLARRARAVENERRQRIQAQYEKYLAYQEAVHERRLREKYARQAQYEKYLAYMNSPERRRAQERYARQAAYEKYLAAQQERQQLAARTAAVASAAPVVRSASSASGTRLAWPMRSFRLTSMFGERDIEFHKEFFHGGIDLAAPYGTPIYAATGGVVREAGPGAFGLNVWTDSGNDTFIYGHMSRTAVRAGQTVEQGQLLGYVGCSGICTGPHLHFEVRVGGRAIDPMGLLP from the coding sequence GTGCCCAAGCCTTTTCGTCGTCTGTTCGCCCTGTTCACGCTGAGCTTGATCGCGCACGCGCCCGCCGTGCCGCTGCTGTCCCCGCCGGACCTCGGCCAGGCAGCCCTGCCGCTGACCATGCAGCGCCTGCAGACCACCCCGACCAGCGGGTACGTGTACGCCATCAGCGAGCGCGGCGATCGCCCGCGCGACATTGCCGAGGAGTACGGCGTGGACCCCGCCAGCCTCGGCGTGAACCCCGACGCGCCCCTGACCGCCGGCACCGTCGTGAAGTTCAAGGTGTCCGTGGACGCCGACACGCGCCTGCCGCCCGGCGTCGTCACGTACACCGTCCGCGCCGGTGACACGCTCGCCCGCGTCGCCCGCCGGTTCGACCTGACCACCACCGACCTGGTCAGCGCCAACCTCGACACGCAGAGCCTCGACGACCTCGTCGTGGGCGACACCCTGCTCATCCCCACCCGCGAGACAGGCCTGCTCGTCCGCGTGAAACCCGGGCAGACCGCCCTGGAACTCATCCGCGCGTACCGCGCGGACCCGGTCGCCGTCGCGCGCGCCAACAGCATTGTCGCGCCCCAGGAACTCCGCACCGGCGATCACCTGCTGCTGCCCGGCGTGCGCGCCGACAGCCTGATGGACGAACTGCTCGCGCGCCGCGCGCGCGCCGTCGAAAACGAGCGCCGGCAACGCATTCAGGCGCAGTACGAGAAGTACCTCGCCTACCAGGAAGCCGTGCACGAGCGACGGTTGCGCGAAAAGTATGCACGTCAGGCGCAGTACGAGAAGTATCTTGCGTATATGAACAGCCCGGAGCGTCGGCGCGCGCAGGAGCGGTACGCGCGACAGGCCGCCTACGAGAAGTACCTCGCGGCGCAACAGGAGCGGCAGCAACTGGCCGCGCGCACGGCTGCTGTGGCCTCGGCCGCTCCGGTGGTGCGCAGCGCGAGCAGCGCGTCCGGCACGCGCCTCGCGTGGCCGATGCGTTCGTTCCGTCTGACGTCCATGTTCGGCGAGCGGGACATCGAGTTTCACAAGGAGTTCTTCCACGGCGGCATCGACCTGGCCGCGCCGTACGGCACGCCCATCTACGCCGCGACGGGCGGCGTGGTCCGCGAGGCCGGCCCCGGTGCGTTCGGGCTGAACGTCTGGACGGACAGCGGGAATGACACGTTCATTTACGGCCACATGAGCCGCACCGCCGTGCGGGCCGGGCAGACGGTCGAGCAGGGGCAGCTGCTCGGGTACGTGGGCTGCAGCGGCATCTGCACCGGGCCGCACCTGCACTTTGAAGTGCGCGTCGGGGGGCGCGCGATCGACCCGATGGGTCTGCTGCCGTGA
- the gap gene encoding type I glyceraldehyde-3-phosphate dehydrogenase, with translation MKVGINGFGRIGRLVFRILTARGVDVVAINDLTDNKTLATLLKYDSTAGKFDGTVEYDESSLTVNGKQIQALAERDPANIKWGELGVDVVIESTGIFTSREGASKHLQGGAKKVIITAPAKGEDFSVVLGVNEQDYDPKNHHIISNASCTTNSLGAPMKLLDEAFGIEKAIMTTVHSYTNDQRVLDLPHSDLRRARAAAVNIIPTSTGAAKAVSQVYPALKGKFDGTSLRVPTPVGSISDVVVILGREVTVDEVNAVFKNAAEGSHKGIIAYTEDPIVLADIVGDSHSAIIDGGLTMAMGNLVKFFSWYDNEWGYSNRIADLTQLVLEKGN, from the coding sequence ATGAAGGTTGGTATCAACGGTTTCGGGCGCATCGGCCGCCTGGTGTTCCGCATCCTCACCGCACGCGGCGTCGACGTCGTCGCCATCAACGACCTCACCGACAACAAGACCCTCGCGACGCTGCTCAAGTACGACAGCACCGCCGGGAAGTTCGACGGCACCGTCGAGTACGACGAGTCGAGCCTCACCGTGAACGGCAAGCAGATCCAGGCGCTCGCCGAACGCGACCCCGCCAACATCAAGTGGGGCGAACTCGGCGTGGACGTCGTCATCGAGTCCACCGGCATCTTCACCAGCCGCGAGGGCGCCAGCAAGCACCTGCAGGGCGGCGCGAAAAAAGTCATCATCACCGCGCCCGCCAAAGGTGAGGACTTCAGCGTCGTGCTCGGCGTGAACGAGCAGGACTACGACCCCAAGAACCACCACATCATCAGCAACGCCAGCTGCACCACCAACAGCCTTGGCGCGCCCATGAAGCTCCTCGATGAAGCGTTCGGCATCGAGAAGGCCATCATGACCACGGTCCACAGCTACACCAACGACCAGCGCGTCCTGGACCTGCCGCACAGCGACCTGCGCCGCGCGCGCGCCGCCGCCGTGAACATCATCCCCACCAGCACCGGCGCCGCGAAGGCCGTGTCGCAGGTGTACCCGGCCCTCAAAGGCAAGTTCGACGGCACCTCGCTGCGCGTCCCCACGCCCGTCGGCAGCATCAGCGACGTCGTCGTGATCCTCGGCCGCGAAGTGACCGTCGACGAAGTCAACGCGGTGTTCAAGAACGCCGCCGAAGGCAGCCACAAGGGCATCATCGCGTACACCGAGGACCCCATCGTCCTCGCGGACATCGTCGGCGACAGCCACAGCGCCATCATCGACGGCGGCCTCACCATGGCCATGGGCAACCTCGTGAAGTTCTTCAGCTGGTACGACAACGAGTGGGGCTACAGCAACCGCATCGCGGACCTCACCCAGCTCGTGCTGGAAAAAGGCAACTGA
- a CDS encoding M24 family metallopeptidase gives MPEFAAALTRAGVDALWVSRPENVRYVTGFTSPEDGKALLTPQGAVLYTDARYTEQARLESSAEQFIARPPATLEHAAERVRGLRVGFEADALTVAALDDLRRFWPDATLVPTTGILETLRLIKTPDEIERIRQAQRIADEAFAAVRPLIRAGAVERDIEFAIEGEMRKRGARGWAHGFIVAGGERGALPHGHASDRVLQDGELVTVDIGAVYDGYVSDMTRTVRVGEVSAELRRIYHAVLEAEEAAIRAVRPGVRAADLDTLARDILTGHGLGEAFAHSLGHGVGLAVHEGPSLRGTSDDVLEPGMVITIEPGAYLPGLGGVRIEDLVLVTEDGYEVLSTSPKEPV, from the coding sequence ATGCCAGAATTCGCTGCAGCGCTCACCCGCGCAGGCGTCGACGCCCTCTGGGTCAGCCGACCCGAGAACGTCCGCTACGTCACCGGCTTCACCAGCCCCGAAGACGGCAAGGCCCTCCTCACCCCACAGGGCGCCGTCCTCTACACCGACGCCCGCTACACCGAACAGGCCCGCCTCGAATCGAGCGCCGAGCAGTTCATCGCCCGCCCCCCCGCCACGCTCGAACACGCCGCCGAACGCGTCCGCGGCCTGCGCGTCGGCTTCGAAGCCGACGCCCTCACCGTCGCCGCCCTCGACGACCTCCGCCGGTTCTGGCCGGACGCCACCCTCGTCCCCACCACCGGCATCCTCGAAACGCTGCGCCTCATCAAAACCCCCGACGAGATCGAACGCATCCGCCAGGCGCAACGCATCGCCGACGAGGCCTTCGCGGCCGTCCGCCCGCTGATCCGCGCCGGCGCCGTCGAACGCGACATCGAATTCGCCATCGAAGGCGAGATGCGCAAACGCGGCGCGCGCGGCTGGGCGCACGGCTTCATCGTCGCCGGTGGCGAACGCGGCGCCCTCCCCCACGGGCACGCCAGCGACCGCGTCCTCCAGGACGGCGAACTCGTCACCGTCGACATCGGCGCCGTGTACGACGGGTACGTCAGCGACATGACCCGCACCGTCCGCGTCGGCGAGGTCAGCGCAGAACTGCGCCGCATCTACCACGCCGTCCTCGAAGCCGAGGAGGCCGCCATCCGCGCCGTCCGGCCCGGCGTACGCGCCGCCGACCTCGACACGCTCGCCCGCGACATCCTCACGGGGCACGGCCTCGGCGAGGCGTTCGCGCACTCCCTCGGGCACGGCGTCGGCCTCGCCGTCCACGAAGGCCCCAGCCTGCGCGGCACCAGCGACGACGTCCTCGAACCCGGCATGGTCATCACCATCGAGCCCGGCGCGTACCTGCCCGGCCTCGGCGGCGTCCGTATCGAGGACCTCGTGCTCGTCACCGAGGACGGGTACGAGGTCCTCTCCACCAGCCCGAAGGAGCCCGTGTGA
- the map gene encoding type I methionyl aminopeptidase — translation MTITNERELQGMRRAGQVVADTLRALREALEPGVTPAELDALAGQVFARHGAQSAPRLTYDAPVNVFISVNDDAVHGLPTTRPLQAGDVVSFDVTPSVDGFIADAAVTVAVPPASPVALQLIACAEAAFDAAMRVARAGQPVNAIGRAVDTEVRRRGFTVLRELTGHGVGRALHEQPDVPNFPHPGARSRLHEGLVLAVEPIISSGRAWRTATRRDGWTICTRDGGLAAHHEHTVMITRGRPVILTA, via the coding sequence ATGACCATCACGAACGAACGGGAACTTCAGGGCATGCGCCGCGCCGGGCAGGTCGTCGCCGACACGCTGCGCGCGCTGCGTGAAGCGCTGGAGCCCGGCGTGACCCCCGCCGAACTCGACGCGCTCGCCGGCCAGGTGTTCGCCCGGCACGGCGCGCAGTCCGCGCCGCGCCTCACGTACGACGCGCCCGTCAATGTATTCATCAGCGTGAACGACGACGCGGTGCACGGCCTGCCGACCACGCGGCCCCTGCAGGCCGGGGACGTCGTGAGCTTCGACGTGACGCCCAGCGTCGACGGCTTCATCGCGGACGCAGCCGTGACGGTCGCGGTGCCGCCCGCATCGCCGGTGGCGCTCCAGTTGATCGCGTGCGCGGAAGCGGCGTTCGACGCAGCCATGCGCGTGGCCCGCGCGGGCCAGCCGGTGAACGCCATCGGGCGCGCAGTGGACACAGAGGTGCGGCGGCGCGGCTTCACGGTCCTGCGGGAACTCACCGGGCACGGCGTGGGCCGCGCGCTGCACGAGCAGCCGGACGTGCCGAACTTCCCGCATCCCGGTGCGCGCTCGCGCCTGCACGAGGGCCTCGTCCTGGCGGTCGAGCCGATCATCTCCAGCGGGCGGGCGTGGCGCACCGCGACGCGCCGGGACGGCTGGACCATTTGCACGCGCGACGGCGGCCTCGCCGCGCACCACGAGCACACTGTCATGATCACGCGCGGACGCCCGGTGATCCTGACCGCCTGA
- a CDS encoding phosphoglycerate kinase, which translates to MQTLDALNVQGKRVLVRVDYNVPLKDGVIQDDTRIQASLPTLKRLLDGGASLVLMSHLGRPKNGPEAKYSLEPVAARLEQLLQVPVHFVHALPSSEEALKEVRELQPGQVALLENVRFEAGEEKNDAQLVQALARLGDAFVLDAFGSAHRAHASVSGVAAALPHAGGLLLQAEVNALDRLLNDPQQPYVVIIGGAKVSDKIKVIENLLPKVDRMLIGGGMAFTFIKARGGQIGNSLHEADQLDLARRLLDEHGERLLLPVDVVAADRFAEDAATQVVPADAIPDGWMGLDIGPDTQQAYAQALSGAKTVFWNGPMGVFEMAAFANGTNAVARAVADLQGAYTVVGGGDSVSAINKSGLADQVSHVSTGGGASLELLEGQQLPGVEAMR; encoded by the coding sequence ATGCAAACCCTCGACGCCCTGAACGTGCAGGGCAAACGCGTCCTCGTGCGCGTCGACTACAACGTGCCCCTCAAGGACGGCGTCATTCAGGACGACACGCGCATCCAGGCGAGCCTCCCCACCCTGAAGCGCCTCCTCGACGGCGGCGCCAGCCTCGTCCTGATGAGCCACCTCGGCCGCCCCAAGAACGGCCCCGAAGCGAAATACAGCCTGGAGCCCGTCGCGGCGCGCCTCGAGCAGCTGCTGCAGGTCCCCGTGCACTTCGTGCACGCCCTGCCGAGCAGCGAGGAAGCCCTCAAGGAAGTCCGCGAGCTGCAGCCCGGGCAGGTGGCGCTGCTCGAGAACGTCCGCTTCGAGGCCGGCGAGGAAAAGAACGACGCGCAGCTCGTCCAGGCGCTCGCGCGCCTCGGTGACGCGTTCGTGCTCGACGCGTTCGGCAGCGCGCACCGCGCGCACGCGTCCGTGAGCGGCGTCGCGGCTGCCCTCCCGCACGCCGGCGGGCTGCTCCTGCAGGCGGAAGTCAACGCCCTGGACCGCCTGCTGAACGACCCGCAGCAGCCGTACGTCGTCATCATCGGCGGCGCGAAGGTCAGCGACAAGATCAAGGTCATCGAGAACCTCCTTCCGAAAGTGGACCGCATGCTGATCGGCGGCGGCATGGCCTTCACGTTCATCAAGGCGCGCGGCGGGCAGATCGGCAACAGCCTGCACGAAGCGGACCAGCTGGACCTCGCGCGGCGCCTGCTGGACGAGCACGGCGAACGCCTGCTCCTGCCGGTCGACGTGGTCGCCGCGGACCGCTTCGCGGAGGACGCCGCCACGCAAGTCGTCCCAGCAGACGCCATCCCGGACGGCTGGATGGGCCTCGACATCGGCCCGGACACGCAGCAGGCGTACGCGCAGGCGCTCAGCGGTGCGAAAACCGTGTTCTGGAACGGCCCGATGGGCGTGTTCGAGATGGCGGCGTTCGCGAACGGCACGAACGCCGTGGCGCGCGCCGTCGCGGACCTGCAGGGCGCGTACACCGTCGTGGGCGGCGGTGACAGCGTCTCCGCGATCAACAAGAGCGGCCTCGCGGATCAGGTGAGTCACGTCAGCACCGGCGGCGGCGCCAGCCTGGAACTCCTCGAAGGGCAGCAGCTGCCGGGCGTGGAGGCGATGCGATGA
- the rho gene encoding transcription termination factor Rho, which yields MTEPHLDAEVLPFHELQAKILPELHLIAANLGIENYRKLKKDALSLTILERQADREGQVLARGYLDISPDGYGFLQRDLLDAESRSVLVTAGIIKQYHLRTGDEVIGRARKPRENERYGTLTRVEAVNGMDPITASRRPRFDDLTPTFPDDQLVLEDPTMDDGLSLRVVDLLVPIGKGQRGLIVAPPKAGKTTLLKKVANSIVKNYPNITVMVLLVDERPEEVTDFRESVQGAQVIASTFDEPPANHVRVAEFVHERARRIVEEGGDVVILLDSITRLARANNLVTPPTGRTLSGGLDSNALHWPKRFLGAARNIRGGGSLTILATALVETGSRMDDVIFEEFKGTGNMELILSRRLEERRIFPAMDILKSGTRREDLLLDGNVMQKMWLLRKVISDMDPADAMDMLLTRMGKTANNMEFLSTLTGR from the coding sequence GTGACCGAACCCCACCTTGACGCCGAGGTTCTGCCGTTCCACGAGCTGCAGGCGAAAATCCTGCCGGAACTGCACCTGATTGCCGCGAACCTCGGCATCGAGAACTACCGCAAGCTCAAGAAGGACGCTCTCTCGCTCACCATCCTGGAGCGGCAGGCGGACCGGGAAGGGCAGGTGCTCGCGCGCGGGTACCTCGACATCAGCCCCGACGGGTACGGCTTCCTGCAGCGCGACCTGCTGGACGCCGAGAGCCGCAGCGTCCTCGTGACGGCCGGCATCATCAAGCAGTACCACCTGCGCACCGGCGACGAGGTCATCGGCCGCGCCCGCAAGCCGCGCGAGAACGAGCGGTACGGCACGCTCACCCGCGTGGAGGCCGTGAACGGCATGGACCCGATCACGGCGTCGCGCCGCCCGCGCTTCGACGACCTCACACCGACCTTCCCGGACGACCAGCTGGTCCTCGAGGACCCCACCATGGACGACGGGCTGAGCCTGCGCGTCGTGGACCTCCTCGTGCCCATCGGGAAGGGCCAGCGTGGGTTGATCGTCGCGCCGCCAAAGGCCGGGAAGACGACGCTGCTCAAAAAGGTCGCGAACAGCATCGTCAAGAACTACCCGAACATCACCGTGATGGTGCTGCTGGTGGACGAGCGCCCGGAGGAAGTCACGGACTTCCGCGAGAGCGTGCAGGGCGCGCAGGTCATCGCCAGCACCTTCGACGAGCCGCCCGCGAACCACGTGCGCGTCGCGGAATTCGTGCATGAGCGCGCGCGGCGCATCGTGGAGGAGGGCGGCGACGTCGTCATCCTGCTGGACAGCATCACGCGCCTCGCCCGCGCGAACAACCTCGTGACGCCCCCCACCGGGCGGACCTTGTCGGGCGGTCTGGACAGCAACGCGCTGCACTGGCCCAAACGCTTCCTCGGCGCGGCCCGCAACATCCGCGGCGGCGGGAGCCTCACGATCCTCGCGACCGCCCTCGTGGAAACCGGGTCCCGCATGGACGACGTCATCTTCGAGGAGTTCAAGGGCACGGGCAACATGGAACTGATCCTGTCGCGCCGCCTGGAAGAGCGCCGCATCTTCCCCGCCATGGACATCCTGAAGAGCGGCACGCGCCGTGAGGACCTGCTGCTCGACGGGAACGTCATGCAGAAGATGTGGCTGCTGCGCAAGGTCATCAGCGACATGGACCCCGCCGACGCGATGGACATGCTGCTCACGCGCATGGGCAAGACCGCGAACAACATGGAGTTCCTGTCCACCCTCACGGGCCGCTGA
- a CDS encoding chloramphenicol acetyltransferase, with protein sequence MHEIDLTTWPRRQHYAFFRTLALPYFNLSANVDVTALHAAVKARGASFTAASAYVLTRAANADAFPEFRQRLRGERVVQHDRVSCSVTVLGEGDLFGFCTLPYAPDFAAFAGEARARMARAKTQPSLEEDAAADDLIFITNLPWVAFTSVQHPVPLGPADSFPRLATGRVTVQDGRRVMPLAVQGHHALMDGVHVGRYFLEVQRLLDDADAVLGG encoded by the coding sequence ATGCACGAGATTGACCTGACCACCTGGCCGCGCCGGCAGCATTACGCGTTCTTCCGCACGCTCGCCCTACCGTACTTCAACCTCAGCGCGAACGTGGACGTGACGGCGCTGCACGCGGCCGTGAAGGCGCGCGGCGCGTCGTTCACGGCCGCCTCCGCGTACGTCCTGACGCGCGCAGCGAACGCGGACGCCTTCCCGGAGTTCCGTCAGCGCCTGCGGGGCGAGCGCGTCGTGCAGCACGACCGCGTGAGCTGTTCCGTGACGGTGCTGGGCGAGGGGGACCTGTTCGGGTTCTGCACGCTGCCGTACGCGCCGGACTTCGCGGCGTTCGCGGGCGAGGCGCGCGCGCGGATGGCGCGCGCGAAGACGCAGCCGTCGCTGGAGGAGGACGCGGCCGCGGACGACCTGATTTTCATCACGAACCTGCCGTGGGTGGCGTTCACGAGCGTGCAGCACCCGGTGCCCCTCGGCCCGGCGGACAGCTTCCCGCGGCTCGCGACGGGCCGCGTGACCGTGCAGGACGGGCGGCGCGTGATGCCGCTCGCGGTGCAGGGGCATCACGCGCTGATGGACGGCGTGCATGTCGGGCGGTACTTCCTGGAGGTGCAGCGGCTGCTGGACGACGCGGACGCGGTGCTCGGCGGATGA
- a CDS encoding response regulator transcription factor, with product MSAPHLLLVDDERQILELLELTLTMNGFMVSTAQSGAEAVDLAAQRHFDLILLDVVMTPCDGFETARQLRARPGCPPIVFLTGLGGDDERQRGLDLGAAYLVKPFRPAQLLDTIRATLA from the coding sequence GTGAGCGCCCCGCACCTCCTCCTCGTCGATGATGAGCGGCAGATTCTGGAGCTGCTGGAGTTGACGCTCACCATGAACGGGTTCATGGTGTCCACCGCGCAGAGCGGCGCGGAGGCCGTGGACCTGGCGGCGCAGCGGCACTTCGACCTGATTCTGCTGGACGTCGTGATGACGCCGTGCGACGGGTTCGAAACGGCCCGGCAGTTGCGGGCGCGCCCGGGCTGCCCGCCCATCGTGTTCCTCACGGGCCTCGGCGGCGACGACGAGCGTCAACGCGGCCTGGATCTGGGCGCCGCGTACCTCGTGAAGCCGTTCCGGCCCGCGCAGCTGCTCGACACCATCCGCGCCACGCTCGCCTGA
- a CDS encoding septal ring lytic transglycosylase RlpA family protein, which translates to MRLPRAAVLAVLLTAGAATADSVTVQPGDTLWSIARRAGVSVTDLQAWNDLPGDTIRVGMTLTVNGAAPVPSVPAATATARSAPTADWAPAGRGQAVYYGGRADAETTMTAAHPTLPFGTWVRVTHERTGQSVLVKINDRGPFGNSARVIDLSISAARALGMLSEGVAPVRLDVRR; encoded by the coding sequence GTGAGGCTCCCCCGCGCGGCCGTACTCGCGGTCCTGCTGACCGCCGGCGCGGCCACCGCGGACAGCGTCACGGTGCAGCCCGGCGACACCCTGTGGAGCATCGCGCGGCGCGCCGGCGTGAGCGTCACGGACCTGCAGGCCTGGAATGACCTGCCGGGCGACACCATCCGCGTCGGCATGACCCTCACGGTCAACGGCGCCGCGCCCGTGCCCAGCGTCCCGGCCGCCACCGCCACGGCGCGCAGCGCCCCCACTGCCGACTGGGCCCCTGCCGGGCGCGGGCAGGCCGTGTACTACGGCGGCCGCGCGGACGCCGAAACGACCATGACGGCCGCGCACCCCACCCTGCCGTTCGGCACGTGGGTGCGGGTCACGCACGAACGCACCGGTCAGAGCGTCCTCGTGAAAATCAACGACCGCGGCCCGTTCGGGAACAGCGCCCGCGTCATCGACCTGTCCATAAGCGCCGCCCGCGCGCTCGGCATGCTGAGTGAAGGGGTCGCGCCCGTCCGCCTCGACGTGCGCCGCTAA
- the fsa gene encoding fructose-6-phosphate aldolase, whose translation MKFFIDTAVVDEIREIHAWGVLAGVTTNPSLVVASGRDFKEVVQEIAQLVQGPTSAEVTALDAEGMINEGREVATWSEHVIVKLPLTPAGLQACKVLTSEGIKTNVTLCFNVPQALLAARAGATYISPFAGRVDDIGWDGIELIRQIKEAYVMGDIQTQVLAASVRHPQHVVQSALAGADVATIPYKVFKQMIKHPLTDAGLEGFMKDWATRAKVAESTKGSDAK comes from the coding sequence ATGAAATTCTTCATTGATACCGCTGTCGTCGACGAAATCCGCGAGATTCACGCGTGGGGCGTCCTGGCGGGCGTCACCACCAACCCCAGCCTGGTGGTCGCGTCGGGCCGCGACTTCAAGGAAGTCGTGCAGGAGATCGCGCAGCTGGTGCAGGGGCCGACCAGCGCGGAAGTGACTGCGCTGGACGCCGAAGGCATGATCAATGAGGGCCGTGAGGTCGCCACGTGGAGCGAGCACGTCATCGTGAAGCTCCCCCTCACACCCGCAGGCCTGCAGGCCTGCAAGGTCCTCACGAGCGAGGGCATCAAGACGAACGTCACGCTGTGCTTCAACGTGCCGCAGGCGCTGCTCGCCGCGCGCGCCGGCGCCACGTACATCAGCCCCTTCGCCGGCCGCGTCGACGACATCGGCTGGGACGGCATCGAGCTGATCCGTCAGATCAAGGAGGCGTACGTGATGGGCGACATCCAGACGCAGGTGCTCGCCGCGAGCGTCCGTCACCCGCAACACGTCGTGCAGTCCGCCCTCGCCGGTGCGGACGTCGCCACCATCCCGTACAAGGTCTTCAAGCAGATGATCAAGCACCCCCTCACCGACGCGGGCCTCGAAGGCTTCATGAAGGACTGGGCGACGCGCGCCAAGGTGGCTGAAAGCACCAAGGGGAGCGACGCGAAGTGA
- the tpiA gene encoding triose-phosphate isomerase, protein MSTPRTLLALNWKMNKTPTEAGEWAKALQEELPQTDAELVVCAPAVTLSLVAAHLYGSGAGLGAQDVSAHESGAYTGETSAAMLKDVGAAYVIVGHSERRTYHGETDAVVAAKARKALEHGLTPIVCVGEGLDVREAGEHVPYTLAQLRSSLEGVQPGSAEQLVIAYEPVWAIGTGRTATSADAEELAAAIRGALREVYPDFADGVRVLYGGSVKPDNIADICAQPNVNGALVGGAALDLRSVLSMVEALA, encoded by the coding sequence ATGAGCACGCCGCGCACGCTGCTGGCCCTGAACTGGAAGATGAACAAGACGCCCACCGAAGCGGGCGAGTGGGCCAAGGCCCTGCAGGAGGAACTGCCGCAGACCGACGCGGAGCTCGTCGTGTGCGCCCCGGCGGTCACGCTCAGCCTGGTTGCCGCGCACCTGTACGGCAGCGGCGCCGGCCTCGGTGCGCAGGACGTGTCCGCGCACGAATCCGGCGCGTACACCGGTGAGACGAGCGCCGCGATGCTCAAGGACGTCGGCGCGGCGTACGTGATTGTCGGGCACAGCGAACGCCGCACGTACCACGGCGAGACGGACGCGGTCGTGGCCGCGAAGGCGCGCAAGGCGCTGGAGCACGGCCTCACCCCTATCGTGTGCGTCGGCGAGGGCCTGGACGTCCGCGAGGCGGGTGAGCACGTGCCCTACACGCTGGCGCAGCTGCGCAGCAGCCTGGAGGGCGTGCAGCCCGGCAGCGCCGAGCAGCTGGTCATCGCGTACGAGCCAGTGTGGGCGATCGGGACGGGCCGCACCGCCACGAGCGCGGACGCTGAGGAACTGGCCGCGGCCATTCGCGGGGCGCTGCGTGAGGTGTACCCGGACTTCGCGGACGGCGTGCGCGTGCTGTACGGCGGCAGCGTGAAGCCGGACAACATCGCCGACATCTGCGCGCAGCCGAACGTGAACGGCGCGCTCGTGGGTGGCGCGGCCCTGGACCTGCGCAGCGTGCTGAGCATGGTGGAGGCATTGGCTTAA